One genomic region from Prunus persica cultivar Lovell chromosome G3, Prunus_persica_NCBIv2, whole genome shotgun sequence encodes:
- the LOC109947967 gene encoding uncharacterized protein LOC109947967, which translates to MEVCVIAKCTYKSETIMFSVSSESSMVDILKTLCLRFRGLQLGCFTLRYSVPSYPSCFLETDSDLDLMRTFLLISNEKTVDILVKDLCGSSEYSGDFCVNKELIACEKGESSCSSTVEDRNEFLGRSKRASAKPLLSNESETYIHHVGQKFDGGAEEFRLKLCKYALEVGFNFECAGNDKKRVVAVCSNKKLEGCSWRVYASRCEATGSFVIRTLNNVHTCAGRIRESKSKMMRSRVVSSLIVDRIRAKPELKPVEIIHEFKDYYGIDISYYHAWFGKELAKLDVHGDESKSFNELVWYVDAVKETNTGSLCTLDCEAGINRFRRFFVSFGGCIAGFQYCIPLLFIDATFLKSKYKGQLLCASGKNGNQGFYPLAFGVVDSETEENWTWFLQHLASILLPMGRVVTFFSDRNQGLLNAMGFVFPGWPHSYCYYHLKQNLISKYPKSGYGKLLQDRVINLFSRCAYAVTEEEFKVAMEELVIVGSSKVKTFISDLSRDHYANAFFKGMRYGEMANSLAESFNNWVGVFRDLPVLPLIEGIRQKLMVLNSQRRIEAEKWTTVLCPEMETRLCENAEANRTWAVRRSNSTVFEVFADYSVMVDLEQRTCSCRLWQIDGFPCTHAVAAILAKRDSVYDYVECYYKTDFFRKAYESPIFPIPDIGKGLGSNGSAAGVVLPPITKRPAGRPPTKRIKVFGEFKRPLKCSRCSVAGHNRKTCKAII; encoded by the exons ATGGAGGTGTGTGTCATTGCCAAGTGCACATATAAGTCGGAAACCATcatgttttcagtttcatcaGAGTCATCcatggttgatattttgaagactttgtgtctgaggtttaggggtttgcaGTTGGGTTGTTTCACATTACGGTATTCGGTGCCCAGTTATCCGAGTTGTTTTCTAGAAACGGATAGCGATTTGGACTTGATGAggacatttttgttgatatcaAATGAGAAGACTGTTGATATTTTAGTGAAGGATTTATGCGGGAGCAGTGAATATAGTGGTgatttttgtgtaaataaGGAGTTGATAGCATGTGAAAAGGGCGAGTCGTCGTGTTCTAGTACTGTCGAAGACAGAAACGAGTTTTTGGGCAGGTCGAAGAGAGCAAGTGCTAAGCCTTTGTTGTCGAATGAGTCGGAGACATACATACATCATGTGGGGCAGAAGTTTGACGGTGGTGCAGAGGAGTTCCGGTTGAAATTGTGCAAGTACGCTCTTGAAGtaggatttaattttgaatgTGCCGGCAATGACAAGAAGCGGGTGGTTGCTGTTTGTTCGAATAAGAAATTGGAGGGTTGCAGCTGGCGTGTTTATGCTTCTCGTTGTGAAGCTactggcagttttgtaattcggACGTTAAATAATGTTCATACATGTGCGGGTCGGATACGGGAATCAAAGAGTAAGATGATGAGGTCTCGTGTGGTGTCCTCCCTCATTGTGGACAGAATTCGTGCAAAACCAGAGCTGAAGCCAGTTGAGATTATACACGAGTTCAAAGATTATTATGGTATAGACATTTCATACTACCACGCATGGTTTGGCAAAGAGTTAGCTAAATTGGACGTTCACGGTGATGAGTCGAAGTCCTTCAACGAGTTAGTGTGGTATGTGGACGCCGTAAAGGAAACTAACACTGGTTCTCTCTGCACTCTTGATTGTGAAGCTGGAATTAATCGCTTTcgacggttttttgtgtcttttggCGGTTGCATTGCTGGATTTCAATATTGCATACCCTTGTTGTTCATTGATGCTACGTTTTTGAAGAGCAAGTACAAGGGGCAGCTTCTGTGTGCTTCGGGAAAGAATGGAAATCAAG ggttTTATCCTCTAGCTTTTGGAGTTGTTGATTCTGAGACAGAGGAGAATTGGACTtggtttcttcaacatttggcTTCTATATTGCTACCGATGGGGAGAGTGGTGACCTTTTTCTCGGACCGCAATCAAGGTTTGTTAAATGCAATGGGGTTTGTGTTTCCCGGATGGCCTCATTCTTACTGTTATTATCACCTCAAACAGAATTTGATATCAAAGTACCCGAAGTCAGGTTATGGGAAACTGCTCCAAGACCgtgttatcaatttatttagtagATGCGCATATGCTGTTACGGAGGAAGAGTTTAAGGTAGCAATGGAGGAGTTGGTGATTGTTGGGAGTTCGAAAGTGAAGACATTTATATCTGATTTGTCTAGAGATCACTATGCCAACGCATTTTTCAAAGGAATGCGTTATGGGGAGATGGCAAACAGTTTAGCGGAGTCCTTTAATAATTGGGTTGGTGTGTTTCGAGATTTGCCGGTGCTACCTTTGATAGAAGGGATTCGACAGAAATTGATGGTATTGAATTCTCAACGAAGAATTGAAGCGGAGAAGTGGACAACAGTTTTGTGTCCGGAGATGGAGACTAGACTCTGTGAAAATGCGGAGGCCAATAGGACTTGGGCAGTTCGTCGTTCTAATAGCACTGTTTTTGAAGTATTTGCTGATTATTCTGTGATGGTTGATCTCGAGCAAAGGACTTGTTCTTGCCGTCTTTGGCAAATTGACGGTTTTCCTTGCACACATGCGGTGGCTGCAATCCTAGCAAAGAGAGATTCAGTTTATGATTACGTGGAGTGTTACTACAAAACCGACTTCTTTCGAAAAGCCTATGAGAGTCCTATTTTTCCTATTCCAGATATTGGGAAAGGATTGGGCAGCAATGGTTCTGCCGCTGGAGTTGTGCTTCCGCCAATTACAAAGAGGCCAGCCGGAAGACCACCAACAAAGaggatcaaagtttttggtgaatttaaaaGGCCATTGAAATGCAGTCGGTGCAGTGTTGCTGGGCACAATAGGAAGACTTGCAAGGCTATTATATGA
- the LOC109948201 gene encoding uncharacterized protein LOC109948201 — MKELWDIFIQAEKRSKELEVELATYIEKLDNEECVTATMTVESTVQLNEIQNLKRRIAELEGKETGIDMEKIAKKKEIQEKYKAEIESLLSDPTIFEMEMDLPTKQPTQPVEEKEEEKKEEEKQQEEREEEKKQDAPTPDVPSRVQRVKNRERKGLQASCYVYEKNKKTKKEAKKDDEELPQFKLISSEELTQEASQPDATNPIPDPPKGTSLHDSIPVDLQQSSDEDEAQKKQTKKKLGWGQKKVWQKIPKPDRESIEKHYLSTQLRDIFWAGLNDEKVTNHDLKDIVWDLELSQNVIEAYIQIEEDKIEPMQTESPQYMSTWTWAYMQSFLEPSWHRFLYEPLLEKLGKCNVLFFPIISQEEFHFTLLTFHKNERKWRHYNPLRSLGRRKEERCIDIARNFVNIVEGWLEYIRPQARVFIETKKKPTLVKQKEGPPTLVQKDLTPNEELTLKWIMQNPLQFPFEDDMECAQQSASSLDCGMFVMFYMDKIAQGQPIPKSVDKKFMNEYRAQYVTKLLHHKNCVINRL; from the exons atgaaggaattgTGGGATATATTTATCCAAGCAGAAAAGAGATCAAAGGAGCTGGAAGTGGAGTTGGCAACATACATAGAGAAATTAGATAATGAAGAATGTGTGACTGCCACCATGACAGTGGAATCTACAGTTCAGcttaatgaaatacaaaatctgaaaaggaGGATTGCAGAATTGGAAGGCAAGGAAACTGGTATTGACATGGAGAAGATTGCCAAGAAAAAGGAGATTCAAGAAAAGTACAAGGCAGAAATTGAAAGCTTGTTGTCAGACCCAACAATCTTTGAAATGGAGATGGATCTGCCTACAAAACAACCAACACAACCagttgaagagaaagaagaagaaaagaaagaagaagagaagcaacaagaagagagagaagaagagaagaagcaagatGCTCCAACACCTGATGTTCCTTCAAGAGTACAAAGGGtgaagaacagagaaagaaaggggcTTCAAGCATCTTGCTATGTGtacgaaaaaaataagaaaacaaaaaaggaggcAAAAAAGGATGATGAAGAACTACCACAATTCAAGCTTATCTCTTCCGAGGAG TTAACACAAGAGGCATCTCAGCCCGATGCCACAAATCCAATTCCTGACCCCCCTAAAGGAACGAGCCTTCATGATTCAATACCTGTGGATCTACAACAATCaagtgatgaagatgaagcacaaaaaaagcaaacaaagaaaaaactaggATGGGGTCAGAAAAAGGTGTGGCAGAAAATTCCAAAGCCGGACAGGGAAAGCATTGAAAAACACTACTTAAGCACTCAACTTCG TGATATCTTCTGGGCAGGACTCAATGATGAGAAAGTGACAAACCATGATCTCAAAGATATTGTATGGGACCTGGAACTGTCACAAAAC GTCATTGAGGCCTATATCCAAATAGAGGAGGATAAAATAGAGCCCATGCAGACAGAGAGTCCACAGTACATGTCCACATGGACTTGG GCTTACATGCAAAGCTTCCTAGAGCCATCTTGGCACAGGTTCCTGTATGAACCCTTACTTGAAAAACTCGGGAAATGCaatgttcttttcttcccAATTATTTCACAAGAAGAGTTCCACTTCACACTTCTCACATTTCACAAAAATGAACGAAAGTGGAGACACTACAATCCACTTAGATCGTTGGGAcgtagaaaagaagaaaggtgcATTGACATTGCTCGAAACTTT gttaataTTGTTGAAGGGTGGCTAGAATATATAAGACCTCAAGCACGAGTGTtcatagaaacaaaaaaaaaaccaacacttGTGAAGCAAAAGGAAGGGCCCCCAACACTTGTACAAAAAGATTTGACTCCAAATGAAGAACTCACTCTCAAATGGATTATGCAAAATccattgcagtttccatttgagGATGACATGGAATGTGCTCAACAAAGTGCATCTTC ATTGGATTGCGGCATGTTCGTCATGTTCTATATGGATAAAATAGCACAAGGACAGCCCATTCCAAAAAGCGTGGACAAGAAATTCATGAATGAATATCGAGCACAATATGTCACAAAACTCCTACACCACAAAAACTGTGTAATTAATCGTCTCTAG
- the LOC109947966 gene encoding uncharacterized protein LOC109947966: MNNMNKSDIDLAQLLKTFDPDTKSFKFGTKSFQITSNAVTQILGLPNEGKSVKLVNDRYTATFRTRHFGEKGKPSKNQVEAELQKTIALANQQKKEKAKTEQKKKTNKGKERKEAEEEEEEEEVDYDKEVVSLILILLCMTFLFANSSSTLHWKLFEHCVNLDTLSSYSWARAVSDYMNESLTAKAKAKAKKGGEASIGAVSGCTILILFLLCERTNIIQPILGKEKETPAILRWSLVELHTRFNQIKDLNDIEGIFKTPKKRKTTREEEDTVEKGILKTYKKRKTTGEEGDPLDKEKEKEDDEGKPDDAIQDLLVKQ, encoded by the exons ATGAATAACATGAATAAGTCGGACATTGACTTAGCACAGCTGCTCAAGACATTTGATCCGGATACAAAGTCCTTCAAATTTGGAACCAAATCATTCCAAATCACAAGCAATGCAGTGACTCAGATTCTAGGACTGCCAAATGAAGGCAAATCTGTCAAACTTGTCAATGATAGGTACACTGCTACCTTCAGAACAAGGCACTttggagaaaagggaaaacctTCAAAAAACCAGGTAGAAGCAGAATTACAAAAGACAATTGCCTTGGCAAACcaacagaagaaagaaaaggcaaagacagagcaaaagaaaaaaacgaacaaaggaaaagaaaggaaagaagctgaagaagaagaagaagaagaagaagttgattaCGACAAGGAGGTGGTCAGCCTAATATTGATTCTGCTGTGCATGACATTCCTTTTTGCCAACTCTTCATCTACTTTGCattggaaattatttgagCACTGCGTGAATCTAGACACACTTTCAAGCTATTCGTGGGCAAGAGCTGTTTCAGACTACATGAATGAATCCTTGaccgcaaaagcaaaagcaaaagcaaagaagggaGGAGAAGCCTCTATAGGAGCTGTTTCGGGTTGCACTATCCTAATATTG TTTCTACTGTGTGAGAGGACAAACATCATACAACCAATCCTTggcaaggagaaagaaactccTGCCATTCTTAGATGGAGTCTTGTGGAACTCCACACAAGATTCAACCAAATAAAGGACTTGAATGACATCGAG GGTATTTTCAAAACTCCTAAAAAGCGAAAAACTACCAGGGAAGAGGAAGACACTGTTGAGAAG ggtattttgaaaacatataaaaagagaaaaactaccGGAGAAGAGGGAGACCCTCTTGACAAG gaaaaagaaaaagaagatgatgagggaAAACCTGATGATGCAATTCAAGACCTCTTGGTGAA ACagtga